From one Micrococcales bacterium genomic stretch:
- a CDS encoding inorganic phosphate transporter, producing MDLALLAIIVLVAVALLFDFTNGFHDAANSVGTVVATRALPAKWAPAFSAFFNFSALFIVGTAVASTVGKTVKEGFASEAVVFAALFAAIAWNYITWYIGMPSSSSHAIIGGLVGAGLAAGGLDAISWSSVQKAAIGIIASPLVAFTIAFVLMYFVYLLQKIFKLHDDHPTFKGLQLVSAAALSFGHGANDAQKTMGVIGALLLGAGYTTMDGSAIVLPLWVEIAAYTSIALGTLWGGWKIIETVGLRITTLHANSGAAANIGASTAIFGATALGAPISTTHAAASSVVGAGVSSGKGANWRVVGEMMLAWIITIPFAATIAFAMFWLTQLPIVLAVIVIGVIVIVFGSWVIWAMRHTIHADDVEAELLPDVELAEFDQDPTPHLKGTPPVT from the coding sequence GTGGATCTTGCACTACTCGCGATCATCGTGCTGGTCGCCGTGGCGTTGTTGTTCGACTTCACCAACGGGTTCCACGACGCCGCCAACAGCGTGGGCACCGTGGTGGCCACACGGGCGCTACCGGCCAAATGGGCGCCGGCCTTCTCCGCGTTCTTCAACTTCTCCGCATTGTTCATCGTGGGCACCGCCGTTGCCAGCACCGTCGGCAAGACGGTCAAAGAGGGCTTCGCCAGCGAAGCTGTGGTCTTCGCGGCCCTCTTCGCGGCCATCGCGTGGAACTACATCACCTGGTACATCGGGATGCCGTCGTCATCGAGCCACGCCATCATCGGTGGTCTGGTGGGCGCGGGCCTCGCCGCCGGTGGCCTCGACGCGATCTCGTGGAGCAGCGTGCAGAAGGCCGCAATCGGCATCATCGCCAGCCCACTGGTCGCCTTCACCATCGCGTTCGTGCTCATGTACTTCGTCTACCTGCTGCAGAAGATCTTCAAGTTGCACGACGACCACCCCACGTTCAAGGGCCTGCAGCTGGTCTCCGCGGCGGCGCTGTCCTTCGGGCACGGCGCGAACGACGCCCAGAAGACGATGGGTGTCATCGGTGCGCTTCTGCTCGGCGCCGGCTACACCACGATGGACGGCAGCGCCATCGTGCTGCCCCTGTGGGTGGAGATCGCCGCCTACACCTCCATCGCACTCGGTACCCTCTGGGGCGGCTGGAAGATCATCGAGACCGTGGGGCTGCGAATCACCACCCTGCACGCCAACTCCGGGGCCGCGGCCAACATCGGCGCCAGCACCGCGATCTTCGGAGCCACCGCCCTCGGTGCCCCCATCTCCACCACGCACGCCGCCGCCTCGTCGGTCGTGGGTGCGGGTGTCTCTTCCGGCAAGGGGGCGAACTGGAGGGTTGTCGGCGAGATGATGCTGGCCTGGATCATCACGATCCCGTTCGCCGCCACCATCGCGTTCGCGATGTTCTGGCTGACGCAACTGCCGATCGTGCTGGCCGTGATCGTCATCGGCGTGATCGTCATCGTGTTCGGCAGTTGGGTCATCTGGGCGATGCGCCACACGATCCACGCCGACGACGTCGAAGCCGAGTTGCTGCCGGACGTCGAACTGGCGGAGTTCGATCAGGACCCGACCCCGCACCTCAAGGGCACGCCCCCGGTCACCTGA
- a CDS encoding PLDc N-terminal domain-containing protein yields the protein MANRKWAELTPAQKTVILTLASIEMSLTATAAVDLVRRPASKVHGRKGLWALALFVQPVGPVAYLWTHRR from the coding sequence ATGGCCAACAGGAAATGGGCGGAGCTCACGCCCGCTCAGAAGACGGTCATCCTGACGTTGGCAAGCATCGAGATGTCGTTGACGGCCACCGCGGCCGTCGACCTCGTGCGGCGCCCGGCGTCGAAGGTGCATGGCCGCAAGGGGCTGTGGGCCCTCGCACTGTTCGTGCAACCGGTGGGGCCTGTGGCGTACCTCTGGACACATCGCCGCTGA